The following nucleotide sequence is from Nocardioides daedukensis.
GTGTTGACCACCTCCCCACCCAGGCGCTGGGCCAGTGAGAGGGAGAGGTCCGTCTTGCCCGCAGCCGTCGCACCGACCACCGCAACCACGGGAGGGACGGCAGGCCGCACAGCAGGCGGAACGGGGGAGGCGGGCATGCGGTTAGTGTTTCAGAGTCATTTCTCGGGTCGCGACACGTGCGACCGACAACCCTAAGGAGCACAGCATGGGTTTCCTGGACAAGCTCAAGGGCAAGAGCGGCGACATCAAGGAGAAGGCGGCTGACGCCGTCGACAAGCACGGCGACAAGATCGGCGACGGCCTCGACAAGACCAAGGACTTCGTCGACGACAAGACCGGCGGCAAGCTGGGCTCGAAGGGCGACGCGGCGGTCGACAAGGCCAAGGACGCGCTCGACAAGCTCGACGGAAAGAACGACGACATCAGGTGACACCCTGACCCGGGTGATCGAACGCGACTGTGCGACCGATCAGGCGGGTCCATTCACTGGTTGATTCGTTCGACGCATCACCACCACTCCGTCGTCCAAGTGGGCCGGCTCCCCCTCGGGGCCGGTCGCTTGGCGCGGCCGGGTCTCGACGATCCGCACCTGCCACTGCTCGGGGTGCAGGTCGAGCTCGGTCAGCTCTTCCTCAGGGGTGAGGAACTTCGCCTCCGGGTGATGTCCGTGCGCCTCGTGGTGCTTCGACCACGGCGGCGGGGCCGCGTGGGTCACCAGCAGCAGGTGCCCTCCGGGGGCCACCCGCTCGGCTGCCCGGCGCAGGATCTCGGTGCGCGGGAGTTCCACGAAAGAGTGGAAGAACGCGGCGGTGACCAGGTCGAACCGGTCATCGGTGGTCCAGGTCGACAGGTCGGTCGCGATGAAGGAGGCGTCCACTCCGCGCGCCCGGGCCTCCGCGCTCGCCCGCGCCACGGCGCTGGGCGAGATGTCGAGCCCGGTCACCTGCCAGCCCTGTTCGGCCAACCAG
It contains:
- a CDS encoding antitoxin, translated to MGFLDKLKGKSGDIKEKAADAVDKHGDKIGDGLDKTKDFVDDKTGGKLGSKGDAAVDKAKDALDKLDGKNDDIR
- a CDS encoding methyltransferase domain-containing protein, translated to MTEEHATPAAHWEARYTESGKDRIWSGRVNATVADVVQALTPGTALDLGCGEGGDALWLAEQGWQVTGLDISPSAVARASAEARARGVDASFIATDLSTWTTDDRFDLVTAAFFHSFVELPRTEILRRAAERVAPGGHLLLVTHAAPPPWSKHHEAHGHHPEAKFLTPEEELTELDLHPEQWQVRIVETRPRQATGPEGEPAHLDDGVVVMRRTNQPVNGPA